The Bombus huntii isolate Logan2020A chromosome 1, iyBomHunt1.1, whole genome shotgun sequence genome contains a region encoding:
- the LOC126871315 gene encoding leucine-rich repeat-containing protein 24-like, translated as MCWSVRAWWWRGALLGTMMLLSWTWPVVEGCPNMCTCKWKSGKEWVECANRDLKGLPQGAREETQVLDLSNNHLVSLPPECFHALGLINLQRLYLSRSHISRIAARAFVGLVGLVELDLSENLIEEIPSDTFPSYSNLMKLLLNGNPIREIRAAAFQHLPHLTNLELSHCRLENIEQGAFDGLHLLEWLRLDGNRLTRVPERTLPLGGSLRGLTLHNNPWVCDCRLQATQAWLKESAPAAPQESDPVCDAPAKLRGKQIKTVNELACLPRIELRNRVEAYEGDNVTLKCDVYAVPAAKLTWWFNGELCELQNENDTLSASSATTFPRYVYRQRGGINTSSTLLLYSVETLNEGTYTCIAENGAGSAEANLSLRVLFQEKITVEPPNDRSRSGYVVAIAAGALLGTLFALGSLIGSIVFCVRKRRRDRKRNSKALVSQNKSVMPITKDTATSLPCRKGNGSLIGLEHQQMVSYTERELNRAATLERREHRNMEEPYCSPVSKYLTEPDLINEVPETTDVGYGQLYRHQPGDRQILEYDSGYPLQPDLRPANIPQLSYLDQDGYPLNFGLPKIPFSAASTLPRLRQRMPVEGSAVAPPARYSREAEFLARSPGYDPVLPRTDTRYTAEGYPYPAQQSQPIQPVEQPIQQQLPVSPVSPVAVFPEVPFIPSPPAAYRGETTPLSPRSLLSKTAREAAAAAAARADDLQPPHHPESPDEGYVGDAMDV; from the exons ATGTGCTGGAGTGTACGAGCCTGGTGGTGGAGAGGCGCGCTTCTCGGGACGATGATGCTGTTATCGTGGACGTGGCCGGTGGTGGAGGGCTGCCCGAACATGTGCACGTGCAAGTGGAAGAGCGGGAAAGAGTGGGTGGAGTGCGCGAATCGAGACCTCAAGGGACTTCCCCAAGGCGCCAGAGAGGAGACCCAGGTGTTGGATCTGTCGAACAATCATCTGGTCAGTCTGCCGCCGGAATGCTTTCACGCGCTCGGCTTGATCAATCTGCAACGACTGTACCTGAGTAGATCGCACATCAGCCGTATAGCAGCCAGAGCGTTCGTCGGTCTGGTGGGGCTGGTGGAGTTGGATCTATCGGAGAATCTGATCGAGGAGATACCTAGCGACACTTTCCCCTCCTACTCGAATCTGATGAAGCTACTGCTCAACGGCAATCCTATACGGGAAATCCGTGCAGCAGCATTCCAGCATCTGCCGCATCTGACCAACCTGGAATTGAGTCACTGCCGGCTGGAGAATATCGAACAGGGGGCGTTCGACGGCCTTCATCTGCTCGAGTGGCTACGACTCGACGGCAATCGGTTGACTCGCGTGCCCGAACGCACGCTGCCCCTAGGCGGCAGCCTCCGCGGACTCACGCTGCACAACAATCCCTGGGTCTGCGATTGTCGTCTGCAGGCCACGCAAGCTTGGCTCAAGGAATCCGCGCCGGCCGCCCCTCAGGAGTCCGACCCCGTCTGCGACGCTCCTGCCAAACTCCGCGGCAAACAGATCAAGACCGTCAACGAACTCGCTTGCCTGCCACGGATCGAGCTGCGGAACCGAGTGGAGGCCTACGAGGGAGACAACGTCACGCTCAAGTGCGACGTTTACGCCGTCCCGGCTGCCAAGCTCACCTGGTGGTTCAACGGCGAACTCTGCGAACTCCAGAACGAGAACGACACGCTCTCCGCTTCCTCGGCTACCACCTTTCCCCG GTACGTCTACAGGCAGCGCGGCGGGATCAACACGAGCAGCACTCTGCTACTCTACTCCGTGGAGACTTTGAACGAGGGCACGTACACGTGCATAGCAGAGAACGGAGCGGGGTCCGCGGAGGCGAATTTATCTTTGCGAGTGCTGTTCCAGGAGAAAATAACCGTGGAACCGCCAAACGATCGCTCAAGATCGGGATACGTGGTGGCCATAGCAGCCGGTGCTCTGCTGGGCACTCTGTTTGCCCTGGGCTCTCTGATCGGTAGCATAGTGTTCTGCGTGCGGAAACGTCGTCGCGACCGCAAAAGGAACTCGAAAGCTCTGGTATCGCAGAACAAATCTGTTATGCCTATCACCAAGGATACCGCCACCAGTTTACCGTGCAGAAAGGGCAACGGCAGTTTGATCGGGCTCGAGCACCAGCAGATGGTTTCGTACACCGAACGAGAGTTGAACCGAGCCGCGACACTCGAACGCAGAGAGCACAGAAACATGGAGGAACCGTACTGCAGCCCGGTTTCCAAGTATCTGACGGAACCAGATCTGATAAACGAGGTGCCAGAGACGACGGACGTCGGATACGGTCAGTTGTATCGCCATCAGCCCGGTGACAGACAGATCCTGGAATACGACTCCGGATACCCGCTGCAACCCGATCTACGACCAGCGAATATCCCACAGCTGAGCTATCTCGATCAAGACGGTTACCCGCTCAACTTTGGCCTACCGAAGATCCCTTTCAGCGCCGCGAGCACGCTACCGCGTCTCAGGCAGAGGATGCCGGTGGAAGGTTCCGCGGTCGCGCCACCAGCCAGGTACTCGAGGGAAGCGGAGTTCCTCGCCAGATCGCCAGGATACGACCCCGTGCTGCCTCGAACCGACACCAGGTACACCGCCGAGGGATACCCTTACCCCGCTCAACAATCGCAGCCGATTCAACCGGTCGAGCAACCCATTCAGCAGCAGCTTCCTGTGTCCCCGGTGTCGCCGGTCGCCGTGTTCCCCGAGGTACCGTTCATTCCCTCTCCCCCAGCCGCCTACAGAGGCGAGACGACGCCGCTGTCGCCGAGATCGCTATTAAGCAAAACTGCCCGGGAAGCTGCCGCGGCAGCCGCCGCCAGGGCGGACGATCTCCAGCCGCCTCATCATCCGGAGAGTCCCGACGAGGGATACGTTGGCGACGCGATGGACGTCTAA